The following are encoded together in the Lathyrus oleraceus cultivar Zhongwan6 chromosome 3, CAAS_Psat_ZW6_1.0, whole genome shotgun sequence genome:
- the LOC127126087 gene encoding photosystem II reaction center W protein, chloroplastic — MATIIAGTSTSSIIRTGLVHKQPLGVSFQTVVGLPSMAKVGRVRCSFEGKPDVQESSSNIGMGTSLIAAISAATLSSPAAMALVDERMSTEGTGLPFGLSNNLLGWILFGVFGLIWSLYFIYASSLEEDDDSGLSL; from the exons ATGGCAACCATTATTGCTGGCACCTCAACATCTTCAATCATCCGCACAGGTCTTGTGCACAAGCAACCTCTTGGAGTCTCATTCCAGACCGTAGTTG GATTGCCATCAATGGCTAAGGTTGGAAGAGTGAGGTGTTCCTTTGAAGGAAAACCTGATGTGCAAGAAAGCAGCTCAAACATAGGAATGGGAACATCCTTGATAGCAGCTATCTCTGCTGCAACGTTATCAAGTCCAGCAGCCATGGCTTTGGTAGATGAGAGAATGAGCACCGAAGGAACTGGTCTTCCCTTTGGGCTTAGCAATAATCTTCTTGGTTGGATCTTGTTTGGTGTCTTCGGTCTTATCTGGTCTCTCTATTTTATCTACGCTTCCTCCCTTGAAGAGGATGATGATTCTGGATTGTCTCTGTAA
- the LOC127126085 gene encoding magnesium transporter MRS2-I has translation MALAGSEMELKLQAINNKKTAISRSWILLDRDGRDMVLDVDKYAIMRLVEIHARDLRIMDPLLSYPSTILGREKVIVLNLEHIKAIITAEEVLVRDPMDEDVVPVVEELRRRLPVKGEEESCAQDGGEENEFPFEFRALEVVLEATCSFLDARTRELETNVYPALDELTSKISSRNLDKVRKLKSAMTRLTNRVHKIREELENLLDDDDDMAELYLSRKLSISSSPSSSNSDGPNWHHSPNQGSKIHRSSRGSATTLHGEENDVEELEMLLEAYFIQIDGTLNKLTTVREYIDDTEDYINIQLDNHRNQLIQLELFLSSGTVCLSIYSLVAAIFGMNIPYTWREGHGYVFKWVVILTGMACGSFFLSIVSYARRKGLVGS, from the exons ATGGCGCTTGCTGGTTCTGAAATGGAGCTTAAACTTCAAGCTATAAACAACAAGAAAACCGCAATTTCAAGAAGCTGGATTTTACTTGACCGTGATGGAAGAGACATGGTATTGGATGTGGATAAGTATGCTATCATGCGTCTGGTTGAAATTCACGCAAGAGATCTTCGAATTATGGATCCTCTTCTTTCTTATCCTTCTACCATTCTTGGTAGAGAGAAAGTCATTGTTCTCAATCTAGAG catataaaagcTATTATCACTGCCGAAGAAGTTTTGGTTAGAGACCCAATGGATGAAGATGTTGTGCCTGTTGTTGAAGAGCTTCGAAGAAGGTTGCCAGTGAAAGGAGAAGAAGAGTCTTGTGCTCAAGACGGCGGAGAAGAAAATG AATTTCCATTTGAGTTTCGGGCGTTGGAAGTTGTATTAGAGGCAACTTGTAGTTTCCTTGATGCAAGGACAAGAGAGTTGGAGACTAATGTTTATCCAGCTTTGGATGAACTAACATCTAAG ATCAGTAGTCGTAATTTGGATAAAGTTCGGAAATTAAAAAGTGCGATGACTAGGTTAACAAATCGTGTTCACAAG ATAAGAGAGGAACTAGAAAATctacttgatgatgatgatgacatGGCTGAACTTTACTTATCAAGAAAGTTATCTATTTCATCCTCTCCCTCATCGAGTAACTCTGATGGACCCAATTGGCATCACAGTCCAAATCAAGGTTCGAAAATACACCGATCAAGCCGAGGAAGCGCAACAACACTTCACGGAGAAGAAAATGATGTTGAAGAGCTTGAAATGTTACTAGAG GCCTATTTcatacaaattgatggtacattAAATAAATTAACCACG GTGCGAGAATATATCGACGACACAGAAGATTACATCAACATACAA CTTGATAATCACCGAAATCAACTGATTCAG CTAGAATTGTTCTTAAGTTCTGGGACTGTTTGTTTATCAATATATTCACTGGTGGCTGCAATATTTGGTATGAATATTCCATATACATGGAGAGAAGGTCACGGATATGTATTTAAATGG GTGGTGATTCTTACTGGAATGGCTTGTGGATCATTCTTTTTGTCAATAGTATCTTATGCCCGACGCAAAGGTCTTGTTGGATCTTGA
- the LOC127126086 gene encoding probable galacturonosyltransferase 6 — MKQSHQWQRTLLLCLLSLSVVAPVIFVSRRLQVLTRDGRREFLDDLSSVKYRTNPVKLNAIEQVDSEELEEPKQVVYKENDFGSKNSDDSEKNNDYEDSEELEEPKQVVYKENDFGSKNSNDSEKNNDYEDSEELEEPKQNVYKENNFSSKNSDDLEKNNDSEDLEELEEPKQVVYKENNFGSKNSDDLEKNNDYEDSEELDEPEQVVYKENDFGSKNSDNTEKNNDSEDSRIEGSRNNYLEKKEFDHDDETQDQEGQQKGLSSTDGDQEDSEELEAAKQVGYKENDFGSTVRDPSEKNIDPVESRIEGSRNNFLEKKEFDHDETKDQEAQWKGLYSTGGDQKKFNTTVMDNQNIQTPFQRKKVENIIKVTEKQSGLTVSQHRYISRHRSRKVTNQTVLEIKDQIIRARAYLGFFPPSSTSHLVKELRMRIKELERAVGEATKDSDLSRSALQKMRHMEGSLSKANRAFPDCSAMAAKLHAMNDNAEEQVRSHQHEVTHLVHLAARTTSKGLHCLSMQLTADYFSLRPEDRKLPNENKIHDPELYHYAVFSDNVLACGVVVNSTVSNSKEQEKLVLHIVTNSLNFPSISMWFLLNPPGKAVIHIQNIDNFEWLSKYSTFKKQNSSDPRYTSELNYLRFYLPDIFPTLDKILLFDHDVVVQQDLSTLWNIDMNEKVIAGVGTCQEGETSFRRMDMFINFSNPYIAKRFDVNACTWAFGMNLFDLQQWRRHNLTGVYHKYLQKGSNMPLFSAGSLPLGWLTFYNKTMVLGRRWHIVGLGYDSVVDTNKIEQAAVIHFDGIRKPWMDIGLARYKSYWSKYIKFDLPLLQRCNIQA; from the exons ATGAAGCAATCTCATCAGTGGCAGAGGACTTTGCTCCTCTGTCTCCTCTCTCTCTCCGTCGTCGCTCCGGTCATTTTCGTCTCTCGCAGGCTTCAAGTTCTAACACGCGATG GTCGGAGAGAGTTTCTTGATGATTTATCCAGTGTT AAATATAGAACAAATCCTGTAAAGTTAAATGCTATAGAACAG GTAGACTCGGAAGAATTAGAAGAGCCAAAGCAAGTTGTTTATAAAGAAAATGATTTTGGTTCCAAGAATAGCGATGATTCGGAAAAAAATAATGATTATGAGGACTCTGAAGAATTAGAAGAGCCAAAGCAAGTTGTTTATAAAGAAAATGATTTTGGTTCCAAGAATAGCAATGATTCGGAAAAGAATAATGATTATGAGGACTCTGAAGAATTAGAAGAGCCAAAGCAAAATGTTTATAAAGAAAATAATTTTAGTTCCAAGAATAGCGATGATTTGGAAAAAAATAATGATTCTGAGGACTTGGAAGAATTAGAAGAGCCAAAGCAAGTTGTTTATAAAGAAAATAATTTTGGTTCCAAGAATAGCGATGATTTGGAAAAAAATAATGATTATGAGGACTCGGAAGAATTAGACGAGCCAGAGCAAGTTGTTTATAAAGAAAATGATTTTGGTTCCAAGAATAGCGACAATACAGAAAAAAATAATGATTCTGAGGACTCAAGAATTGAGGGGTCCCGAAATAATTACTTGGAAAAAAAAG AATTCGACCATGATGATGAAACACAAGACCAGGAAGGACAGCAGAAAGGATTGTCCTCCACAGATGGAGATCAG GAAGACTCGGAAGAATTAGAAGCGGCAAAGCAAGTTGGTTATAAAGAAAATGATTTTGGTTCCACGGTTAGAGACCCTTCGGAAAAAAATATTGATCCTGTGGAGTCTAGAATTGAGGGGTCCAGAAATAATTTTTTGGAAAAGAAAG AATTCGACCATGATGAAACAAAAGACCAGGAAGCTCAGTGGAAAGGATTATACTCCACGGGTGGAGATCAG AAGAAATTTAATACAACAGTTATGGACAATCAGAATATACAAACTCCCTTTCAAAGAAAGAAAGTTGAGAATATTATTAAAGTTACTGAAAAGCAATCTGGTTTGACAGTAAGCCAACATCGTTATATTTCACGCCATCGGTCTCGCAAAGTGACAAATCAGACAGTTTTGGAGATTAAGGATCAAATTATCAGAGCCAGAGCATACTTGGGATTTTTTCCACCAAGCAGCACCTCACACTTGGTGAAGGAGTTAAGGATGAGAATTAAAGAGTTGGAACGTGCTGTTGGAGAAGCTACCAAAGATTCAGATCTTTCAAGGAG TGCTTTGCAGAAAATGAGACACATGGAGGGTTCACTGTCTAAAGCCAACCGAGCTTTCCCAGACTGCTCTGCTATGGCTGCTAAGCTCCATGCGATGAATGATAACGCTGAAGAACAAGTTCGTTCTCATCAACACGAAGTAACCCATCTTGTTCATCTTGCTGCTAGGACCACCTCTAAAGGTCTTCACTGTCTTTCTATGCAACTAACTGCTGATTACTTTTCCCTGAGGCCTGAGGATAGAAAGCTGCCAAATGAAAATAAGATTCATGATCCGGAACTTTATCATTATGCTGTCTTCTCTGACAATGTTCTGGCATGTGGAGTGGTTGTTAACTCAACTGTGTCTAATTCCAAG GAACAGGAAAAACTTGTTTTACATATAGTGACCAATTCACTCAActttccttcaatctcaatgtGGTTCTTATTAAACCCTCCTGGGAAAGCCGTCATCCACATACAGAACATAGACAATTTTGAGTGGTTGTCCAAGTACAGTacattcaagaaacaaaattCCAGTGATCCAAGATATACTTCTGAATTGAACTACCTCCGTTTCTACTTGCCAGATATCTTCCCCACTCTAGATAAGATTCTGCTCTTTGATCATGATGTGGTGGTGCAACAAGATCTCAGCACACTATGGAATATTGACATGAATGAAAAAGTAATCGCAGGAGTTGGGACTTGCCAGGAAGGTGAAACTTCATTTCGTAGGATGGATATGTTCATAAACTTCTCAAATCCATACATTGCAAAGAGGTTTGATGTCAATGCTTGTACATGGGCATTTGGGATGAACTTGTTTGATTTGCAGCAGTGGAGGAGGCATAATTTAACTGGTGTCTATCACAAATATTTGCAAAAG GGTTCCAACATGCCATTGTTTAGCGCCGGCAGTCTGCCATTAGGCTGGCTCACCTTCTATAACAAAACTATGGTTTTGGGCAGACGGTGGCATATTGTTGGCCTTGGTTATGACTCGGTCGTTGACACAAATAAGATTGAGCAAGCTGCTGTTATCCACTTTGATGGAATTAGGAAGCCATGGATGGATATTGGGTTGGCAAGATACAAGAGTTATTGGTCCAAATATATCAAGTTTGACCTCCCTCTTTTGCAACGTTGCAATATTCAGGCGTAG